DNA from Deltaproteobacteria bacterium:
AGAATTGAGCCACCAGACCCCGAACGAAAGGGTCGATCGCCACCGCACCACAAAACCGTAACGCAGGCTGTCGTGAATGTAATTGTCGCCGAAGCAGAAGATCTGCGCGTTGTTTTCGGCCAGCACGCCGATCCGATTGCGTGTGAACGCGCTGTTGACGAGCATGAGGCCGCCGCCCTGAACGTAAGCGCCGATGGCGAACGTCCCCACCGCGCAGTAGTTGAGGATCAGCATGTTGCCGAAGCCGATCTTCATGCCGGGGGACGACGTGTAGATCCCGCCGATGGTGACGCCCGTGATGTTGATGGGTCGGTTGACGCCGTCCATCTCCACGCAGGGAATGACGCACGGTTTGTTCCCGTCGGTCGGATCCCAGGAACCCGAACCGCCGTAGGGATCGCCGCCACCGACGTAGTTGAGCTGATTCCAGATTCCGGGGAGGATCGTCAGCCTGGCGCCCGCGCCCAAAAAACGCAACCCGAAGAGAGAGATCTTGCCCGCCGATTCGAGATAGATCGCCGGCGAGCCGACCGTCCCCGCGAGGTTGATATTGACGTCGTCGACGATCGGATCGGGCAGCGCGTCGATCATCGCGGAAATGTGTTCCTTGGGGCCGGTCGTGCCGCTGACAAATGTCGGCGAGGTTCCATCCCAACTGTCGTTGCCCGTCGTCGGATTCACATAGTAATTGACCGTCGCCATGGCGTCCTCCCTTTGCGGTTCGAGAGCCGGGTCGCTGTTCGATGTTCGATGTTCGATGTTCGATGTTCGATGTTCGATGTTCGATGTTCGATGTTCGATGTTCGATGTTCGATGTTCGATGTTCAACGGATACACTCGTTCGACCGGGCGACGCAAGAGGTGTTTCAAACGGGCGAAAAATATTTCTGCAACTGATGGAACGCAGCCGGATTGGCGGGCCGACCGATCAGAAAAGCCGTAAGAATTCTTCAGGTTCGCAATAAAGGATTGACGCGTAAGTGGCTAATAACAGGGCGGAAATCGTCTTGCGAGTCGGCTCGCCCGTGGGGATGGGAAGATTCTTCGCTGCGCTCAGAATGACACGATTTGGACGCTGGAATGCCACGAGGGAGATGCTAGGTTGCCTTCTTAGGGTGGGGCGAGGAATGACCGATTGTGGGGCACCGATCGGCTCTCGCAATAAGAATTCGACCGGCACGGAACTGTTGCAACGTCGCAACACTCGGCGGCCTCCGCCGTTTCTTGGGCGCTTGGGCAATGTTGCTGGCATAATCGGGCGAAGCGTACCATATATATGGACGCTGCGTGCGCGGGAAACGCAAGATCTTGATGCCGCGATCGGGGACACCCATCGCTACGCGCTGGATGTCCCCGGCTTCGCGGGAACCACAAATCACCGTGCGGCTGCGTCCGCACCCACGCCTGCGCCACCGCGCCGCTCCGCCAAAGCGCTACGCGTCGGCGGAGGGCTGCGACGGACGGGGCACTCAGACGGACGATCCCACGACCTCCCCCATCGCGTCCAGCATCTTCGCCCACGCATCGCGCGTGCGGTCGAGAAAGTCTTCCCACTCGGGATCGAGTTCATGGCGCAGCGTGAGCACGCAGCCGTAGCCGTCCGGTGTGATGTCGATCGCGACGCGCGAGCCCTCGCCCGATTCCGGCGCGATCCCCCACGTGAACACGAGGCGGCGCGGCGCGGCGATTTCCAGATATACCCCTGTGTGGTCGATGTCCGCGCCGTTGCGCCGCTGAACGATGGAGAATCGCCCGCCGACCTGCGCATCGAACTCGGCGCGCACCACCTCGCCCTGCCCAGGGCCGAACCAGCGCATCGCCGCGGCGGGATCGAGCCACGCCGCGAACACGCGATCGGCGGACGCGGCGAATCGCCGTGTGACCACCGCCGCGACCGTGCGTTTGCCCGCCATGCCGTTGTCCTTTCGCCGGGGATGCGACCAGAGGTATCAGCCCCCGCCCGCCGGGTCAATGAAAATCGACGGATACGCCAAAGGCTAACCCTGCCCGCACATCGCGATCAGCGCGATCACGGTCCGCATGTTGCGGATCGTTCCGATCGTCGCGAGCGTCGCGTCGAAGTACGCGTTCGTGGGTTTCGACTTTCCCGCGCCGCCGGGTAGGTGCAGGTAGACCTCGCGCCCGCGCACGGCGAATCGATCTGGCGGCGAGCGGTGCGGGTCGAGCTTCGCGACGCGCTCCGGCGCGGGTTCGTCGCGCATAAACATGAAGTGCAGGCGCTCCGAATCCTCATTCGCGAAGGGGTTCCGCTCGAGCGCGAGGCGCAGTTCGTCCGCCGAGCGAAGAATGACCGGCGAATCGAACCCGAACTCGCGCCGGATGGCATCGCCGACGCGGCTCGCGAGTGTCGCGACGACTTTCGCACCAGCGCGAAAGACCACATTCCCGCTCTGGATGTACGTGCGGACGTCTGCCGCGCCGGCATCCGCGAAAAGGCGCGCGAGTTCCTTCATCGGCAGCACGTTCTTGCCGCCGACGTTGATGCCTCGCAGCAACGCGACATACGTTTCGACGGCTCCCGTTTCGGCTCTCGCCATCTTTCGTCTCCCGATTCGACACGCCGATGAAATCGTGTTTTGTTGCTGCGTGCAATGATCTGGGCCTTTTTTGGGGCCGGGGAGTGCGTCATGCCCAACAAAGCCGAGCGAGACATCGCCATCAATGCCGAGTGGCACAACGCCCACAAGATGCCGAAGAACCCCACCGTCGATCAGCGGGTCGCCTGGCACGTGGAGCACGCGAAGCACTGTGCGTGCCGAGAAATGACCC
Protein-coding regions in this window:
- a CDS encoding SRPBCC domain-containing protein, with amino-acid sequence MAGKRTVAAVVTRRFAASADRVFAAWLDPAAAMRWFGPGQGEVVRAEFDAQVGGRFSIVQRRNGADIDHTGVYLEIAAPRRLVFTWGIAPESGEGSRVAIDITPDGYGCVLTLRHELDPEWEDFLDRTRDAWAKMLDAMGEVVGSSV
- a CDS encoding DUF1697 domain-containing protein; amino-acid sequence: MARAETGAVETYVALLRGINVGGKNVLPMKELARLFADAGAADVRTYIQSGNVVFRAGAKVVATLASRVGDAIRREFGFDSPVILRSADELRLALERNPFANEDSERLHFMFMRDEPAPERVAKLDPHRSPPDRFAVRGREVYLHLPGGAGKSKPTNAYFDATLATIGTIRNMRTVIALIAMCGQG